In Puntigrus tetrazona isolate hp1 chromosome 7, ASM1883169v1, whole genome shotgun sequence, the following are encoded in one genomic region:
- the smad6a gene encoding mothers against decapentaplegic homolog 6a yields MFRTRRTGLVRRLWRSRLVTAGKEGGDGGPDDWSDSNPEKIPRTEYAPGNNAGSCSKRVEEPGIFIEHDGPLNEGSEGRTVTCCLFRDLPRGKNRLACRLEHRNHSNYSSLSGRERKNGAVTEQELKKCTYAFLKKLKEKSLDVLLEAVESQGGMPSGCVLVSQTEVRIGGQLVSPQYLLCRLFRWPDLRLSSLLKPLCHCQSFRAEDSQILCCNPHHYSRVCGPVKDDTPPPPYSHFSPLPEHKPQNSSLPVLPYIETEATHSLGGMSLDYSDASMSPSSVAQNHWCNVAYWELRTRVGRLYPVHDASLSIFYDLPQGTGLCLGLLPLSPRSTSVQRTRGKIGHGILLSKEPDGVWAYNRSQHPIFVNSPTLEHHPYLSLTVRRVMPGYSIKVFDYEKSCQIQPPSELVHMEGPYDLNSVRISFAKGWGPCYSRQFITSCPCWLEILLNNHR; encoded by the exons ATGTTCAGGACGAGACGCACGGGTCTAGTTCGGCGACTCTGGAGAAGCCGTTTGGTCACCGCAGGTAAAGAAGGGGGCGATGGTGGTCCGGATGACTGGAGTGACAGCAACCCCGAGAAGATCCCCAGAACGGAATACGCACCGGGAAACAATGCAGGCTCCTGCAGCAAACGCGTAGAGGAACCGGGGATCTTTATTGAGCACGATGGGCCCCTCAACGAGGGGAGCGAGGGCAGGACGGTaacatgctgtttgtttagAGACCTCCCCAGAGGCAAAAACAGACTCGCTTGTCGACTAGAACATAGGAATCATAGCAACTATAGTAGTTTGAGTGGCAGGGAACGAAAAAATGGTGCCGTGACCGAGCAAGAACTCAAGAAGTGCACTTATGCGTTTCTCAAAAAGTTGAAAGAGAAGTCTCTGGATGTTTTACTGGAAGCTGTGGAGTCTCAAGGAGGGATGCCAAGTGGATGTGTTCTGGTTTCACAGACTGAAGTGCGAATTGGAGGTCAGCTGGTGTCTCCTCAGTACCTGCTGTGTCGACTCTTCCGCTGGCCAGATCTGCGGCTCTCCTCTCTGCTCAAACCGCTCTGTCACTGTCAGAGCTTCAGGGCAGAGGACAGCCAGATCCTCTGCTGCAACCCCCATCACTACAGCCGTGTCTGTGGACCAGTCAAGGATG ACACACCACCTCCTCCCTACTCCCATTTCTCCCCCTTACCAGAACACAAGCCACAGA aTTCTTCTCTCCCAGTGCTGCCTTACATAGAAACCGAAGCCACACATTCACTCGGTGGCATGTCGCTGGACTATTCAG ATGCCAGTATGTCTCCCTCCTCTGTGGCTCAGAACCACTGGTGTAACGTGGCATATTGGGAGCTCCGTACACGCGTGGGCCGCCTGTACCCAGTTCACGACGCCTCTCTTAGCATCTTCTACGACCTACCTCAGGGTACAGGCTTGTGCTTGGGCCTGCTCCCCCTCTCTCCACGTTCCACCTCCGTCCAGCGCACCCGTGGCAAAATCGGACATGGCATCCTCCTCAGCAAAGAGCCAGATGGAGTTTGGGCCTACAATCGCAGTCAGCACCCTATTTTTGTGAATTCCCCGACTCTGGAACATCACCCCTACCTGAGTTTGACTGTGAGGAGAGTCATGCCGGGCTACTCCATAAAGGTTTTTGACTATGAGAAGTCGTGCCAAATTCAACCCCCCAGCGAATTGGTGCACATGGAAGGGCCATATGACCTAAACAGTGTGAGGATCAGTTTTGCCAAGGGCTGGGGACCGTGCTATTCAAGACAGTTTATTACATCATGCCCATGCTGGTTAGAGATTTTACTGAACAACCACAGATAA